The Diadema setosum chromosome 8, eeDiaSeto1, whole genome shotgun sequence genome includes the window GTCTTAACAGGTCAAAATTACTAATCACACACCAAACTGCCTTACTGTGTTTGAGTATggtatttatttgtgtgtgtacaatgtatgctgctGAGGCGTACAAGTTGTATCGCATGCAATGTAGTACCTTGTCAGTTATAAGAAGATGATCAGTACACCTGTatctacatactgtatacgTACAAACTGTAGCTTACACTCTGTCTTGAAGAGTGCTAGTGCATGCAGAGACAATATTTAAATATTTGGGGGGTTTTAAGTGTGTGTTGGAAAACACGTTTGAGTTACAATTGTAGTTGTCCACAAGGAAGGAAATTTTTTTCGAGATTCCAGTCATGCAGATGAATACTACAGTGTAGTTTTATCATACTTCCTGGATGAAGTGTGCAGTATGCATTGTAATGGCCTGCATCATTGCAAAAAGTTCATGAATGGAATTTGGCTACTTGGAAGAGTttcattatatttgatgtacagtGGTTGAGGCCAGAACTGTCTACAATGAACAGTACTCAGGGTAAAGGGGCAGTTAAGGGAGCTTTTTTTCCTTGACTGTCTTCTTTTTCGTTTCCTCCTcttcatgtactgtacatgtacatacagtatacattgtatgtaacaaCACTGGATTTGCATTCCCAAGAAACACCTAAGGctacatatacagtgtacacacgTACGTATCACATTattatacagttgaacctctcgtatccggacaagtcgggaccggggctcatccggataagggatttggccggatacgggagactcaatgctttatacatgtacatatacacatgtactgatgtagcccattgtagtacaaccacgtatactgcaaccttttcattgttacactcagtaacagaccccgaaatagaggtgtatgttaatgttggaagtaatatataattcatgtgtgtttgtgtaggagttctttaaggagttgggaatccccctttcctcccgtaattattaaaaaaaaaaaaaaaaaaatctcggcgAGATtccgtccgtataatagagagatccggataaaggaaggccggataagagaggttcaactgtattgtATTAATGTAATGTGCTGTCAACCTTGCCTACTGTAAGTTGAATCTATTTGAAGTGTAaagaaatacaacattgtaaCTTGGACTtcgagaaaatttgactttatGATGGATTAAAATccaaagaatataaagagaagaggacttgcaAAGACCTTTGACTTTATACCTGGTAGGCGATTATTCGACTTCTTTAAAGGTTGACCGATATAGCAATTGTTATCCTTTGCctcagtacagtgcactcctttAATAACCAACGTGGTAAAAATAACAGAACTGTTGttaataaaaatgaattaaaaatttGGGTCGCTAAATTActgtgtatacactgtatactcTAGCATTTGGCTACATATagcgaaattttgatattgacataaacaaaagaaaactgcctgttGTGAGGGTTTTGTTATGATGGGAGTGGTCTGTATGTTTGCGCATTTTTAATGGGGAAATCTTTTCCCATTTGCTGTATTTTTGAGacataaaaataaatacaatcaAGAAATGTACATCTGTCTGTATTATTGCTGGTAAACTTCCACCtcaattcatattttcacaGCTGCTCTTCATTACTTCATCCACATGTCCATGTAGATAATggtatttcaaatttcataaaagagACAAGTTGCAGATGCACACATGATGTacatttacaatacatttagGATGGAATGCTTTTGAACACTGGATCAGTGTTCAGCATATTCAATGAGTAcaataagaccccgtttacagtgcgaggctcggccgtggccgagccgcggccaagtccaccttcatttcagtgtaaacgcgcaaaaggccaaatgcgaggccaaaattggcctcgcatttggccacgctctggaggccgcggccggccttttctcagtgtaaacgcaaactgggccaaatgcgcggccaattttagtctggcttccaaaccctctgcctgtactatttcgctgttCTGGATATTGACCCcatcaacgtcgaaaactagtatagtttaaggtggttttgtcctgcaaaggattttttccttcggcaaaggcctttgcccgaacggcgactttgtcgccacggaattcatttggcaaagggtctgaaaaccagacaataccaaattgcatttgtttacaagcagagcgccactacgacaaaatattgaaaggtttgaattaaaagcgcggccgagcccagcagtgtaaacggacaaaattgcgaggctggGCTgtgcaattgaggccgggcttgggcgagcccggccccgcactgtaaacggggtctttaTAGTCAATTGGAAAAGGAGGTAGCCTGAAATAGAGTAAGACAGCGTTTAGAATTCTAAGGCCCACAGCACCTGTtgacttagaccccgtttaaaCCGCCTGACCACTTTTAGGCCGGCCCAGGGCGGGCCCAAATTGCGGTACTCGGTGTGCGTTTACACCGAGAATTTGGGCCggcctatatataaatattctgACGGTAGCGGCGCTCTGCATACATGTGAACAATGATTTCATTGGAGCGCGCCTGCGGGAAATGTGCATTGTGTACGTATGCAATTCTGTGAACTGAATACCTTGGAATGTAATGACTATTTTGTCCGACACAGAGCATGGATTTTGGGATAATTCGAATCACAAATAACGTCACCGCCACTACCCgacaaaaatcaatttcacaGTTTCTCACCATCCTTACCTATGCAAAAATTTTCTggagtgaggaaaaaaaattacagaaatGAAACACTGTGAGACATTGCAGGACAGAATTCTCCGCTCCttcaagacaagacaagacaagacagcATGCACGATATAAGCActcataacattacgcaattaCGTCACGATCGCTGCGGAAAGGAAGCGGGACTCgcatttggtaccgcatttgggcCAGCGTGCGTTTACACCGAGAATACATGTACGGTAGGTCGGCCCAGGGTCGGCCCGGGACAACCTCCGGAGCTTGTCCAAATGCGGGTCcaaatttggtaccgcatttgggcCAGCCTGCGTTTGCACCGACTTTTAGTCCGGCCCAAAAGTCGGTGTAAACGGGCTCTAAATCTTTCTAGGATAGCTGAATAATCTTTTATCAGATTCACTGATTCATGTGAAAGGTTGGACTTACTCTTTCATTGGTTGTGTACAAACACAACATGCTGTATGTCGTACAattttagtacatgtattgtacactGCATGATGTTGAGCAGATTCATGATGATAACGGTACAGCATGTACAAATCTGTACCTCCCCTGCCctgatttgcaaaaatgaattgTTAAAGCGAACAGGGAGTTTCAGCCAGCCATTCAATTGCCAAAGGTCACATTTAAGACAGTTAAAGTTTAATTAGGCTGCTTGCATGACCATCAAAAAGTTATATTTGTCTTCTTCTCTGTAAGATTTGATGCTTTTGACcggaaattgagaaaaaaaaagttttgtttttttccctcttgGCGCCTTCCTTCCTATCCTACACAGTACACTGTACAACTGTATGAGTATGGCTAATTCCTGCAAATGTCAACATCGACACTGCAACAGTAGTCCAATGACAATATGTGACACTATGGGACACAACCCATGTCAAACATGATGGTGTCTTCCACAAAGTTATGTTACATTTTAcctattttttctctctattgTCTTGATGGCACAGAGCGTCTGTCACAAAGCAATATCCACTTGCCCGTCTGGCTGGTCTTCAAGAATGCTGCGGAATCAGTCACACAATTGTACAAAGGTGAGTAATGACATTTTGTGTGCCCATTtgtacaaatgtgtgtgtgtgtgtgtgtgtgtgtgtgtataagtgcTTGTATGCGTGAATGCTTCGTCAGTTCACAAGTGCATCATAGTATCATCTATGTCTACAGTTAGtgccaaatttggtgtacaatgtatcatgaaGAGGGAAACAAATGATTGTGACTTTTTGCACAGTCAGTAGGGAATCTATGCACACATGTgcctaaaaatgaaatataaaaaaaaaaacaaaaaacaaacaaacagaagaactTTGTCTTTGTTATTTCAGAGGGGAAAAATCTTGTATTTGAAGCTGACTTGAAGGGGCCGTTTGTACTTGTAGAAAACTACAAAGTGTGTGGATAATGCAGACTTCGGCATCTGCAAATTGTAAAGAGGTGATGATTCTCCCAATACTGTGTAACTAGTGCAATACGTTTAGGATCATCAGCAAAACTGATGAGTATTTTCTGTGGCTCATTTCTAACCACCTCCATTTCTGACCataccagaaatattgtttataTCCGTGTCTGATTTCACATTAAGTTGCTATGAAACAGAAAGACAAATAAACCAACCGAGACTGGTATAAACATGAGCAGAGGAAATCTAGGAAATTCATATTTGTtatatttattttcactttcagcaAAGAAAAAGTCGGGGTGTTAACTGTAATCCAATGCTTTTTGTAATACCAGATGTCATGGGCTCGCAAAGCTTGTGTAATATTGCATGGTCGTGGTGACACtatatacacaaaaaatgtgcctgttttgagttttattttgtgatttataccaaatagtctgatttcatgcatcatcatgcataaattagcataatgtagtataaatgataattttttgataaattaacttcatggtattttagattacatcataggcaatgtgtgtgccaattttcgtcacGATCGcacggtcgacggccgagatctggagggggggggggggggcctgggaggccccccggctctatcaactacctaaatagcccggcctagttagggttaagaggAATTGCTATTGTAACTGCTATGGTGTGTAAAGTATGGAGAAACACGagtattacaaaaatgaaaaaacagaattatttctttgaaatttcCAATTAGCAATGCTACTATTCATTCAGTGCAGACATACAACGTGAGTTTTTATTTGGAACAAATACATGCATAGCCTACTGTAACTGTTATTGTCAACAGAGCTGTATCTTTGGATTGATCTCTTTGTTGCAATTTTGTTTTCTGACTTGCAGATAGTCTAGATGCACATAAAGGTAGCTTAGACCTGGGCATCAACATTGGGCATCAGCGACGCACCAGAGACATCGTCGCCTGGGTCAAGAAGCGGAGGCGGCACATCCGACGAGAGGACCTACTGGCATTCCTGTGCGGCAAGGCAGCTCCGTCGGCACGCATGCGATCAGCCCACAACGTGCCCCGCAGCCCCTCGGAACGCTCCTCCCCCCGCACTATCTCCCCACCTCGCGAGGTCCCACGGGTAGTGGAACCTGCTGACGACCTCCAGCCCTTCAGAGAGGCATTAGCGCTACAAGGTTAGTTCAGCATGTGGACTATTTCAAGACTTTCGTTAACACATGGTACAGTAGTATATTATTTCGATGGTCTTTAAATGTTAGTctaacttaaaggcataatttaccatttgcagatgaaacaaaaacccagcatagTGCTTcgaaataattctaaaatgtgagttagggatagaaacaaccaatgtaaaaaattgaatctgtataatcaatgtgaagtgttgttaaatacacaaaatgtgaacagtggTTATAGTTAAAATGTTTtgagactaaaccgtctacagttattgtttattgagaaaaatagtgatatctccttatcttttagattttattggaaaattcttatattgtaggatgttttgtgatacaactgacgtacacatatgcatcaaatgtgatatcttgaacattttttaaatcactgctcccaatggtaaacaggacctttaacttATTGCATACAAGGTGTTGGGTGCTACAGATACATACTTCATCTTGCAGGCagtacatttgtgtgtgtaaaatgcAAGGCGAGTGAAACAATGTTCAAAGACAAGACTTCTGTTATGTTTGGTATACATCATCTAGATACCAGCTAGAAGTGTTGATGTATGGCTGACATTTTGCATGACAACTATGAGAAAGTCGTAGCCAGTTGCAGCACATACATGTGCAGTAAACTTAACCTTTCTCCCCTGCTCTCTGCTTGTATAGGTCTCAATGGTGCAATGGCCAACATTGGTGTGTCACAATCACCATCTACACACCACTCACGCCGCCGCCACTCCTCCAACCACGACCTCTTCCCGGAGGATCTCGTCAGCCACCCGGACACCCGCAAGCGCTCCAGTGGAAACTGCGGGCCAACTGGGGAAGGATCACCGTCACACAAGCGCTCAAGGCTACTATAGATATGAGCTGGAGAAACACACAGCTGTTAAAACCTCGcggagaagagagaaaaaataataagctgggaaaaaaaattaaaagttaTTAAAAAAAGCTAGATGTATCTATAATGTGCCATCTCtgaacttgtcatcagtgataTATGATATGGATATATGTACCTGTGTATATGTCTCATGAATTGAAACAAATATTGTACTAGGTGAATACAGGTGAAAATGAATGTTGCCTTCCTTTGTAAGTGTGCGTTTTGTATCGATTTTGCGAGCGCGAGGAGAAAGACACACGTGTCTGTGACATCCAGCAGACTCAGTACACAGATGTCGGAGGAAATGGCACTGGCTGCGTTAATCGTCTCAGTCTATACTCCGTGTTGTCTGCAGCAGTGCGCTGTACTGTAAATAGTCGGTGTTCCTTTTACGATGCGACGAAAGTGTGTGAACAGTACGGCAAGTTGTGTTATCCAAGCTTCTGGTGGCATTGTGTCTCCTTGTGTTCTGCTCCTGTCTGTGAATGTTGGCAGTGTACCATTTTATATCAACATTGAACGCTCCTTTTCTCGTGAATCTagtggctttttttttgtggtggtcATTGTAGTCAGCTATATAACTTACTACCACATTTAGTGGAGAACCAAGTAGCCTCAGTATATTGTGTTTCAAAGCTATGAAACGGCCACTTTTTCTTGCGACAGGAAGTAAAAATCTTTACCCCCATTTTCTTTAGTACTTTTGCATTATCTACTTGCCTCACACATACTCCACTGGTTTATAAATCTGATGAAAGAATTTACTGTCAGTAGTTTGTGACACATTAATGAGTACAGACTCATTGCAAGGGCTTTGATTGGATTTTTGTTTAATCATCGTGTGCTTTTAGTGCCGATTGGCACAAAAAACCCCATAGTGCTCTACTCCCTGTCCAAAGTCCCTAGCACAGAAATGGTGATAAGCCTCGGTCATGTGATTGCAGTATGTAGGAATTTGGCTTCTCAAAGGCCataaataaatggatgaatctgctctctctctccttcccaaGAGTGAGAAAGattatgaaatggctgaaaatTTGACTGTGGTCAGATGAGATGATAACTGAACCAGGTTGTTGTATGCTATCCCAAAGAAAACTGTTCAGCTTTCTTATATAAAATGAGATCTGTCCTACATGTAGAGAAGCTATGCTGGACAAAGTTGTCAATGTACTAATTGTTGCTATagcagtagtgaaccatgaaGTCTCAGGCTTAGCACTAAATATCATTGTGAAATCAATTGGTGGGCACTCTGTCGTTCCGTACACTACACACACGGGCAGAACAATTGTTCAATACACCAGTCTCACAAGTATTTGTGCATCACTGTCTTGTTGAATTGCTGAGTAGAAACTGCTTGCAAAATTCAAAGTAGTCTGTGAGTATGTGGGTTAGTGGACTTTATGTCTACTACATTGTAGTTACAGTCCATCTAAAATCTGCCGACCGCCACTACATCTTTCCACCTCTGGCACTCCTGTGGCATTTGTTGAACTGAAAGTATGCCACAAAAGATAACATTGTAGTGATAGACCCGAAAACATTGTATGAATGAGTGCTGTGTGCATGTGTCTCTGTTTGACAGTGTGATATGTAAGTAACTTCATAGTGATAACAGCTTACACTGTAGTATGCTACTACCTTTCTGAGTGGCATACTATATGAGTCATGTTCAAATGAGGTTCTTAGACGGAGGATGAAATATGATTGCATGGCCCTTATTTTTTCCCTTCTAAATCAGTAACATTGCTTgtcaacacccccccccccctcccgaaaaATAGGTGTATCCACAGCTCTACAGTTTTATGATGACTACACTGCACATCAAGTGGTGATAGCTTCTCCTGTGAGAATGAATAAAGAAGTGAAAACGTTATTTAGATGAcgggtacatgtacaatgtattatgatgCTGTACTGGAGTATTGATATGCACATTATACGGGGTAACCTCTTTGATTTGTGCTGGTCTACCCTGAGAATTTCATTTGTAAGTCATCAATGTGCATTTGTTAAGTGGATTACCAGAACTATAACCCAATTTCCTGTTCCTATTTGGGCAAGTTGtggtcattttatttttaaatcctTTCTCTTTTACTTTTTGTCCCAATATCTGGAGATATCCTTAGTTCCCTCAACCTTCCTGATCATTAgcatgaaatgttttttttttttttttcatagataaATTTAATATGATAGAGTCTTGTGAGTTATAGGGAGCTACTAATATTTTATCTTTACTTATGATGAGAAAGGCTTCTATGCCCAGCATGTTTCATAAACTTTGTCAATGCCCATGAAGTGGGAACTGTCTTGTCATTAGATTATTGTATGGAAAACCTATTTGCctcattttgtatgtaaagacaaatgtatgtacaactTGATTCAGAGCTGTGAAAGTGAAGTGACGCAATCGTATACTTGTAtgtttgagccaaatcatcaattctacatataatatatatatatatatatatatatatatatatatatatatatatatatatatatatataatggtattattatccgcgtgttggaataagagcatgaagacgatgaagacaaacaagttgacataatgcattagaatccaacttcatttatttgtaaaccaaattttcgacccttgcacggatcttcctcagggtaacagtgatatttgtatttgaagctcagcacagaaaaataataataataacaaagaaacgcgcctggttgtcagcttagagtttgagctaggttagcaaccaacacgcacggttgttagcttaaattttgtattttgcgcggctggtaaacgatcagtttgatttgaaaatgtctatgtcttacttcttatgcattttatgatgcattgttacgtcataattgagtttaaccctattctaactggggggggggggtcaaattgacccccccctcgacgtttcgcgccacgattccgcaacgcgcaaagattttgccgcgtcttttcatgacttttttcatttgagtctcccgcatattttgagaccaaatttgcgacgtccgggtacaccgttctgaagttatgcaatgttttgcatatgcatgtcaacccaaaaaccgctcaaattcatgatttcgtgtgcaaatccaatgcaaactgtggttttttgtttaatttatataaattagattatttcaacttttaagcATTGAAATacatcaattctaatgtagataagcttgaaaaagtgcctccaacaaattttggcaaaaaaacaatagaaaacaaaagatcgaaaaaacaatagaatacataagaaattaacaaaacaataaaaaacaaaagaaaatgactttgattgcgctatttttttacaagaaaattgtttgatgtgtcttgaggaactctgacacaaaaatttgataatccagcctttttgatggagttataggtgaaaatatgattttatgcgttaatttgcataattaatttattaaaaaatatgaaatcaaaatttttctattgtatgaccatgtaatcttgtagttgacatccggctctatgttcaggcaaaattttgcggcgatcgcgcgattggcggccgagatctgaagggggggtcaaattgaccccccccccagtaaaaacttggtctcaaatagcccagttagaatagggttaaggattttgcactcatgaaggtagcgcaaattttaagctaacaaccgtgcgtgttggttgctaacctagctcaaactctaagctgacaaccaggcgcgtttctttgttattattattatttttctgtgctgagcttcaaatacaaatatcactgttaccctgaggaagatccgtgcaagggtcgaaaatttggtttacaaataaatgaagttggattctaatgcattatgtcaacttgtttgtcttcatcgtctatatatatatatatatatatatatatattgttttttcttaaaatgtttgcattttgttttcagggTAGTGAGCATTGGGGAGTGAGGTTGCCCAAAGTACTTGTTAAAGTTTGTCAGATGATACTGTCTGTTGGtatacttttatttgtttctgttaTAAAATCAGTTATCAATCCCAGAGAGTCCACATATTTTGCTGGAGTGAAAGACCAGGTTTTCAgatgccattttgaaaaatggaacAAATTGGTACGTGTGTCATTTTTCAGTAGATATGTTTCATTTGATGCACAATCAATTCTTTACCACCTtgtcagtttttgttttcataagtTTCTGTAATAgtgctctttaaaaaaaaaaaaaaaactgagacaGTAGGTAAAATCAATGTGATTTTAATTCAGCATGAAGACTGTGgtcaaacaaacaatgatatgTTGATCTTTTTAGGT containing:
- the LOC140231561 gene encoding HUWE1-associated protein modifying stress responses-like, which encodes MNEGRDRGDESGSEIWNSSSSWEAQCLEELDRELEPNLDERLPQEKQFATEKLWYSFQNCASAVTTLYKERLSQSNIHLPVWLVFKNAAESVTQLYKDSLDAHKGSLDLGINIGHQRRTRDIVAWVKKRRRHIRREDLLAFLCGKAAPSARMRSAHNVPRSPSERSSPRTISPPREVPRVVEPADDLQPFREALALQGLNGAMANIGVSQSPSTHHSRRRHSSNHDLFPEDLVSHPDTRKRSSGNCGPTGEGSPSHKRSRLL